The Sporichthyaceae bacterium genomic sequence CGGCGACCCACGCCTCGGGGGCGAACTCGATCACGGGGCGCAACATCCTGATTGCCGACTCGCGCTTCGTCCCGGCCGACATCGGGGTGTTCCCGGGTACCACAGTCGTCTGGACCAACACCGACGACGCCCCGCACGACGTCCACTCCACGGAGGGGCCGCGCAAGTTCGGCACCGGTGAGCACCCGTTGAAGAACGGCGAGTCGTTCCGGTTCACGTTCACGCAGCGTGGCGTGTACCGCTTCGAGGCGAACCTGAACATGCACGCGGTCGGCTCGATCACGGTCGGCGAGCGGGCCTACACCGAACCCCCGGCCGACGAGCCGCCGGCGCACCCGGTGCCGCTGCCCTCGGCCACCCCGAGCCCGTTGCTACCGCGCGACCACCACGGCCCCCGGGCCCCGCGCCCGCCACGGCCGCTGCTCCCGGCGCCTCCGCGTCCCGGTCCGTTCCCCCGCTGACCCGACGGGAACCGGCAGACGGCCCGGCTCGCGACCGCCGGCCCGAACCGGCTACTTGCCCTTGGCCAGGTGCCGGCTGATCACCAGCCGCTGAACCTGGTTGGTGCCCTCGAAGATCTGCATGATCTTGGCCTCGCGCATGAACCGCTCCACCGGGAAGTCCCGGGTGTAGCCGTAGCCGCCGAGGACCTGGACCGCGTCGGTGGTCACCTTCATCGCCGCGTCGGTGCAGATCAGCTTCGCGACACTGGCATTACGGCTGTACGGCAGGCCGGCGTCGCGCCGGCGGGCCGCGTCGAGGTAGGTGGCCCGGGCCGAGTCGACCGCGGCGGCCATGTCCGCCAGCAGGAAACCCAGGCCCTGGTGGTCGATGATCTTCTTGCCGAAGGTCGTCCGCTCGTTGGCGTACTCCACCGCGACGTCCAACGCCGCCTGGGCCAGGCCGGTGGCGATCGCGGCGATGCCCAACCGGCCGGCGTCGAGCGCGGAGAACGCGATCTCCAGGCCCTGGCCCTCGGCCCCGAGCAGGCGGTCCTCGTCGACCTCGACCCCGTCGTAGAAAGCGGTCGTGGTCGGGATCGCGTGCAGGCCCATCTTCTGCTCGGGACGGCCGAAGGACAGGTTGTTGGCCCAGCCCGGGCCGTGGAAGCAGGAGATCCCCTTCGAGCCCTCGCCGGTGCGGACGAACAGCGCGTAGAAGTCGGCCCGCCCGCCGTGGGTGATCCAGGACTTGGTCCCGGTGATGCGGAAGCCGTCGTCGGTCCGCTCCGCCTTGCACACCAGCGCCGCGGCGTCGGAACCGGCCTGCGGCTCCGAAAGACTGTAGCCACCGATGATCTGACCGGCCGTCATGTTCGCCAGCCAGCGTTCCTTCTGCCGGGTCGTGCCGAAGTTCGCCATCGGGTGGGTGGCCAGCGTGTGCACGCTGACCGCGACCGCGACCGCCGCCCAGCGCGCCGCGAACTCCTCCAGGACCTGCA encodes the following:
- a CDS encoding cupredoxin domain-containing protein, producing MSSGTRVRARRAAIAGTAVALGLSLTAATHASGANSITGRNILIADSRFVPADIGVFPGTTVVWTNTDDAPHDVHSTEGPRKFGTGEHPLKNGESFRFTFTQRGVYRFEANLNMHAVGSITVGERAYTEPPADEPPAHPVPLPSATPSPLLPRDHHGPRAPRPPRPLLPAPPRPGPFPR
- a CDS encoding acyl-CoA dehydrogenase family protein, producing MAVERMLPTSEAKDLLALVVEIADKELGTRVESHERSELYPEGLFGLLADAGLLGLAYPEEWGGGGQPYEVYLQVLEEFAARWAAVAVAVSVHTLATHPMANFGTTRQKERWLANMTAGQIIGGYSLSEPQAGSDAAALVCKAERTDDGFRITGTKSWITHGGRADFYALFVRTGEGSKGISCFHGPGWANNLSFGRPEQKMGLHAIPTTTAFYDGVEVDEDRLLGAEGQGLEIAFSALDAGRLGIAAIATGLAQAALDVAVEYANERTTFGKKIIDHQGLGFLLADMAAAVDSARATYLDAARRRDAGLPYSRNASVAKLICTDAAMKVTTDAVQVLGGYGYTRDFPVERFMREAKIMQIFEGTNQVQRLVISRHLAKGK